AATAGAGCATCAATTAAGTTTTTTCTTCTATCCTGATAACGGTCAAGATTTCTCCTTGCTCCACGTTTCAAAGTTCTGTCCGCATTTATCGAAACAGGCTTTCCTTTTTCGAAATTGGTTTGTTCATCCGTTGATAAAGGATTTACACGAACTCCAATTTTTTGAATAGAAGATTGCTCAGGAGAATCACCTTCAATGATATGGGCGAAACCTATTGATGTTGTCCCCAAGTCTAATCCCAATATATTTTTAGTCATAATTATTCGTTTTTTTGAAATTGCCTTAAAAATAGGCAGAAAAAAAGTATTTAAATTACGGTTTCCCCTATTTACTATAAAAAAATAATTTCTATCTTTGAAACCGAAAGCAATTCACAATAAGGATTATTCCGTTGTGAAAACATTTAGCGCCTCGCCTACCTGCGGGGCATTTTTATTTTTATAGAAAGTGTTTTTCATTAAAATAGTCACTATTTTAGCACTTCAAAAAATTTCAATGAACACCATTAATTATATACAACAAACCCTCAATATATCCGAGAAAAGCATTAATGCAACGTTAGAACTATTGGCTGAAGACTGCACGATTCCTTTTATTTCGCGTTACCGAAAAGATAAAACCGGAAATTTAGATGAAATTCAGATCGAGCAAATCTCAAAGCTTAGCAAGCAGTTTGAGGAAATTGTTAAAAGAAAGGAGTCCATTCTAAAATCTATTGAAGAGCAGAATGCTTTAAGTCCGGAATTAAAACAGAGAATTGAAGGAAGTTTCGATATTCAGGAGATTGAGGACTTATATTTACCTTTCAAAAAAAGAAAGAAGACCAAAGCTGATGCAGCAAAGGAAAAAGGACTGGAACCTTTGGCTAAAATGATTATGAGCCAGAAAGTTCAGGATTTAGCATTTTTAGCTTCAAAGTATATAAATGATGTGGTTTCGAATGAAGATGAAGCTTTGCAGGGCGCAAGAGACATCATGGCAGAGTGGATCAACGAAAATATGTATGTGAGAAAAAATCTTCGCCGATTGTTCCAAAGAAAAGCGGTTGTGACTTCAAAGGTTGTAAAAGCGAAGAAAGACGAAGAAGATGCACAGAAATTCTCACAATATTTCGAATGGGAAGAAAATCTGATCAGAACGCCTTCTCACCGATTATTAGCCATGTTGAGAGCAGAATCTGAAGGTTTCGTAAAAACCAACGTCGGAATTGATAAAGAGGAAGCGATTGATTTTATTGAAAACGCGATTATCAAGTCAAATAACGAAACAGCAGAACACATTTCATTAGCTATAAAAGATAGTTATAAAAGATTATTAGAACCTGCGATTTCGAATGAAACTTTACAGGAAGCCAAAGAAAAAGCAGACAAAAAAGCCATCGAGATTTTCTCTGAAAACCTGAGTCAGCTATTATTGGCTCCACCTTTGGGAGAAAAGAGAATTTTAGCGATTGATCCGGGATACAGAAGTGGTTGTAAAGTGGTATGCCTTGATGAAAAGGGAGACCTTTTACATAACGAAACCATCTACCCTCACGCACCACAAAATGAAAGCGGAATGGCAATGAAAAAGATACGTTCCATGGTCAATGCTTACAATATTGAAGCTATATCAATCGGAAACGGAACCGCAAGCCGTGAAACGGAGTTTTTCATTAAAAAAATTGCGTTCGACAAACCCTTACAGGTTTTTGTAGTTTCGGAAGCCGGAGCTTCGGTGTATTCGGCAAGTAAAATTGCGAGGGATGAATTTCCAAGTTATGACGTGACGGTTCGTGGCTCGGTCTCTATCGGTCGAAGATTGGCAGATCCGTTGGCAGAATTGGTGAAAATTGACCCTAAATCGATTGGTGTAGGGCAATATCAGCATGATGTCGATCAGACTCAGCTTAAAAACGAACTGGATTCTACGGTGATGAAGTGTGTGAATTCTGTCGGAATTAATTTAAATACTGCGAGTAAATCATTATTAAGTTATGTTTCCGGAATCGGTGAAAAGATGGCGGAAAATATCGTCAATTACAGAACTGAAAACGGCGCTTTCGAAGATAGAAAACAATTGAAAAAAGTTCCGAGACTGGGTGAAAAGGCTTTCCAACAGGCGGCTGCCTTTGTAAGAATTAATAATGCTAAAAATCCTTT
The sequence above is a segment of the Chryseobacterium sp. MYb264 genome. Coding sequences within it:
- a CDS encoding Tex family protein, whose product is MNTINYIQQTLNISEKSINATLELLAEDCTIPFISRYRKDKTGNLDEIQIEQISKLSKQFEEIVKRKESILKSIEEQNALSPELKQRIEGSFDIQEIEDLYLPFKKRKKTKADAAKEKGLEPLAKMIMSQKVQDLAFLASKYINDVVSNEDEALQGARDIMAEWINENMYVRKNLRRLFQRKAVVTSKVVKAKKDEEDAQKFSQYFEWEENLIRTPSHRLLAMLRAESEGFVKTNVGIDKEEAIDFIENAIIKSNNETAEHISLAIKDSYKRLLEPAISNETLQEAKEKADKKAIEIFSENLSQLLLAPPLGEKRILAIDPGYRSGCKVVCLDEKGDLLHNETIYPHAPQNESGMAMKKIRSMVNAYNIEAISIGNGTASRETEFFIKKIAFDKPLQVFVVSEAGASVYSASKIARDEFPSYDVTVRGSVSIGRRLADPLAELVKIDPKSIGVGQYQHDVDQTQLKNELDSTVMKCVNSVGINLNTASKSLLSYVSGIGEKMAENIVNYRTENGAFEDRKQLKKVPRLGEKAFQQAAAFVRINNAKNPLDNSAVHPEAYKIVEKMAKDLGIKTNELIANKEKIALVQPEKYITEDIGILSIKDILKELEKPGLDPRKAAKVFEFDPNVKKITDLKVGMILPGIVNNITAFGCFVDLGIKESGLVHISQLKDGFVSDVNEVVKLHQHVQVRVTEIDEARKRIQLSMIL